In Methylocystis echinoides, one genomic interval encodes:
- a CDS encoding F0F1 ATP synthase subunit A, with translation MSTEAAAAPNPIEQFELHRYFPHEIAGVETSFTNASLYMLLAALGVVLLMVIATSRKAIVPGRFQALAEMLYEFVANTVRSTAGKEGMKFFPFVFSLFSFILIANLIGLIPYTYSVTSQIVVTGAFALLVILLVTFYGFYRNGLGFINLFVPHGVPLPVLVILVPIEIISFLSRPVSLSIRLFANILAGHVTLAVFGGFVVLLLAAGGAYAALAPVPLLAIVALYALELLVACLQAFVFSVLTCVYLNDAIHPGH, from the coding sequence ATGAGCACTGAAGCAGCGGCCGCGCCGAATCCGATCGAACAGTTCGAACTGCACCGCTACTTCCCGCATGAAATCGCGGGCGTCGAAACCTCCTTCACCAACGCTTCGCTCTACATGCTGCTCGCCGCGCTGGGCGTCGTGCTGCTGATGGTCATCGCCACCTCGCGCAAGGCCATTGTGCCGGGCCGTTTCCAGGCGCTCGCCGAAATGCTCTACGAGTTCGTCGCCAATACGGTGCGCTCGACCGCGGGCAAGGAAGGGATGAAATTCTTCCCCTTCGTCTTCTCGCTGTTCTCCTTCATCTTGATCGCCAATCTGATCGGCCTCATCCCGTATACTTATTCGGTGACGAGCCAGATCGTGGTGACCGGCGCCTTCGCGCTGCTCGTTATTCTGCTCGTGACCTTCTACGGCTTTTACCGGAACGGGCTGGGCTTCATTAACCTCTTCGTGCCGCATGGGGTGCCGCTGCCGGTGCTGGTGATTCTCGTGCCGATCGAGATCATCTCCTTCCTGTCGCGCCCGGTGTCGCTGTCCATTCGTCTCTTCGCCAACATCCTCGCGGGCCACGTGACGCTCGCGGTGTTCGGCGGCTTCGTCGTGCTGCTGCTCGCGGCCGGCGGCGCCTATGCGGCGCTCGCGCCGGTGCCGCTGCTCGCAATCGTCGCTCTTTATGCGCTGGAGCTTCTCGTCGCCTGCCTGCAGGCGTTCGTGTTCAGCGTTCTCACTTGCGTCTATCTCAACGACGCGATTCATCCGGGCCACTGA
- a CDS encoding AtpZ/AtpI family protein encodes MTDDDKRDAEQDALNARLEKLNAALRQRDEERLAKEAPPPERRGLSRALSVGLNAFSEFVGAVLVGGFVGWKADEWLGTKPWLMIVLLGLGIAAGFWNIYRVAKPKD; translated from the coding sequence ATGACCGACGACGACAAGCGGGACGCCGAACAGGACGCGCTGAATGCGCGGCTCGAGAAGCTCAACGCCGCGCTGCGTCAGCGTGACGAGGAGCGACTCGCCAAGGAGGCGCCGCCGCCCGAGAGAAGGGGCCTGTCGCGGGCGTTGAGCGTCGGGCTCAACGCTTTTTCCGAATTTGTGGGGGCCGTGCTGGTGGGCGGCTTCGTCGGCTGGAAGGCGGACGAATGGCTCGGCACCAAGCCCTGGCTGATGATCGTCTTGCTCGGTCTCGGCATAGCGGCTGGCTTTTGGAACATTTATCGCGTGGCGAAGCCGAAGGACTGA
- a CDS encoding heme o synthase: MSDASYLDDGQSPRIPVAAPSDYFRLLKPRVMSLVVLTALAGLLLAPTPPHPFIVFTALLAIAVGAGASGALNMWFDADIDAVMTRTRLRPIPAGRMEPESALAFGLVLALFSVFTLGFATNWLAAALLAFTIFFYVVIYTMWLKRSTPQNIVIGGAAGALPPIVGYAAAMGDVSLASVVLFAIIFVWTPPHFWALAILKHEDYGRAGVPMMPNVHGADRTRLEILIYSLLLAPLGVLPWLMGFATGVYGVVAIVSGLYLVWLAVRVYRKREGDAARRASLRLFLFSISYLFLLFLIIVAERAAHLAGYV, translated from the coding sequence ATGAGCGACGCATCCTATCTCGACGACGGCCAGAGCCCGCGCATTCCGGTTGCCGCGCCGTCCGATTATTTCCGGCTCTTGAAGCCGCGCGTCATGTCGCTTGTCGTGCTGACGGCGCTCGCGGGGCTTCTGCTCGCGCCGACGCCGCCGCATCCTTTCATCGTCTTCACCGCGCTTCTCGCCATCGCTGTGGGCGCGGGCGCGTCGGGCGCGCTCAACATGTGGTTCGACGCCGACATCGATGCGGTGATGACCCGCACGCGGCTGCGCCCGATTCCCGCCGGCCGCATGGAGCCCGAATCGGCGCTCGCCTTTGGCCTCGTGCTGGCGCTGTTCTCGGTCTTCACGCTGGGCTTCGCCACCAACTGGCTGGCGGCCGCGCTGCTCGCCTTCACCATTTTCTTCTACGTCGTGATCTATACGATGTGGCTGAAGCGTTCGACGCCGCAAAACATCGTCATCGGCGGCGCCGCCGGGGCGCTGCCGCCGATCGTCGGCTACGCCGCCGCGATGGGCGACGTCTCGCTCGCGAGCGTGGTCTTGTTCGCCATCATCTTCGTCTGGACGCCGCCGCATTTTTGGGCGCTGGCCATCCTCAAGCATGAGGACTACGGCCGCGCCGGCGTTCCGATGATGCCCAATGTCCATGGCGCCGACCGCACGCGGCTCGAGATCCTGATCTACTCGCTGCTGCTCGCGCCGCTTGGCGTCCTTCCCTGGCTGATGGGCTTTGCGACAGGCGTCTATGGGGTCGTCGCGATCGTTTCGGGCCTCTATCTCGTCTGGCTCGCGGTGCGGGTCTATCGCAAGCGCGAGGGCGACGCAGCGCGCCGCGCGTCACTGCGGCTGTTCCTGTTCTCCATTTCCTATCTGTTCCTGCTGTTCCTCATTATCGTCGCCGAGCGCGCCGCGCATCTCGCCGGATACGTCTAA
- a CDS encoding DUF983 domain-containing protein: MAEEQVYPPAQIYIDGLLGKCPRCSKGHMIKGLLQVAPQCEVCGLDFSFADTGDGPAIFVMTIAGFIIVGLAWYIEVVYQPSYWIHALIFLPLSVIVCVGLLRPTKGLLIALQYFNKAEEGRRES; encoded by the coding sequence ATGGCTGAAGAGCAGGTTTATCCGCCCGCGCAAATCTACATTGACGGGTTGCTCGGCAAGTGCCCCCGCTGCAGCAAGGGACATATGATCAAGGGGCTTCTGCAGGTCGCGCCGCAATGCGAGGTCTGCGGGCTCGACTTCTCCTTCGCCGACACCGGCGACGGGCCGGCGATCTTCGTGATGACCATCGCCGGCTTCATCATTGTCGGCCTCGCCTGGTACATCGAGGTTGTTTATCAGCCGTCGTACTGGATCCATGCGCTGATCTTCCTGCCGCTCTCGGTGATCGTCTGCGTCGGGCTGCTGCGCCCAACGAAGGGTCTGTTGATCGCCCTGCAATATTTCAACAAGGCGGAAGAGGGCCGGCGCGAATCATGA
- a CDS encoding ATPase — protein MAIISPAYAAEAEQETQGTHESVGAPGGEAHHEGVFPPFQTENFAPQLIWLVLIFGVLYILMSRIALPRVGGIIETRDAKIAADLDASRDMQSKAQAAAQANDEHLRRRREEAQAIGREAQQKIANEAAAQRTRAEADAAEKIRAAEERIGAAKTAALANVEQIALDAAASIIEKLTGVPAERDRLAAEYQSVKR, from the coding sequence ATGGCGATCATCTCTCCCGCCTATGCCGCCGAGGCCGAGCAGGAAACCCAAGGAACTCACGAATCCGTGGGCGCGCCGGGTGGCGAGGCTCATCATGAAGGCGTCTTTCCGCCTTTCCAGACCGAGAATTTCGCGCCGCAGCTCATCTGGCTGGTTCTGATCTTCGGCGTTCTCTACATTCTGATGTCGCGCATCGCGCTGCCGCGCGTCGGCGGCATCATCGAGACGCGCGACGCCAAGATCGCCGCCGACCTCGACGCCTCGCGCGACATGCAGTCGAAGGCGCAGGCCGCGGCGCAGGCCAATGACGAACATCTGCGCCGCCGGCGCGAAGAGGCGCAGGCCATCGGCCGCGAAGCCCAGCAAAAGATCGCCAATGAGGCCGCCGCCCAGCGTACGCGCGCCGAGGCGGACGCCGCCGAAAAGATTCGCGCGGCCGAAGAGCGCATCGGCGCCGCCAAGACCGCCGCGCTCGCCAATGTCGAGCAGATCGCGCTCGACGCCGCCGCCTCGATCATCGAGAAACTGACTGGCGTTCCCGCCGAACGCGATCGGCTCGCCGCCGAATATCAGTCCGTGAAGCGCTAA
- the ctaD gene encoding cytochrome c oxidase subunit I yields the protein MASSTAAAHDHPRGLRRFLFSTNHKDIGTLYLILAVIGGVVGALMSVAIRAELMYPGIGVFPGLAQLINHADPSMGADAGKNLYNVFITAHGVLMIFFMVMPALMGGFANWFVPIMIGAPDMAFPRLNNISFWFLAVSLILLVLSMFVEGAPGMMGFGGGWVFYPPLSSNIGHPGPAMDFVILSLHLAGASSILGSINFITTIFNMRAPGMTLHKMPLFAWAMLVTAFLLVLTLPVLAGAITMLLTDRNFGTMFYDPAGGGDPLLFQHLFWFFGHPEVYVLILPAFGLISHIVSTFSKKPVFGYLGMAYAMVAIGFLGCIVWAHHMYTVGLSLNAQRYFVFATMVIAVPTGIKVFSWIATMWGGSITFRAPMVWAIGFIFVFVMGGVTGVVLANASADRQLHETYFVVAHFHYTMSLGAVFAVFAGFYYWFPKMTGYLYNETLSKAHFIVFFIGINLTFFPQHFLGLAGMPRRYIDYPDAFALWNYISSIGAFIGVLSMLIFFYAVYEAFARKREAGANPWGPGATTLEWTLPSPPPFHQFEVLPRISGPGHQ from the coding sequence ATGGCGAGTTCGACTGCCGCAGCGCATGACCATCCGAGGGGCCTGCGCCGCTTTCTCTTCTCCACGAACCACAAGGACATCGGCACGCTCTATCTGATCCTTGCCGTCATCGGCGGCGTGGTCGGCGCGCTCATGTCTGTCGCAATCCGCGCGGAGCTCATGTATCCGGGCATCGGCGTTTTCCCGGGACTCGCGCAGCTCATCAACCACGCCGACCCCTCGATGGGCGCCGACGCCGGCAAAAATCTCTACAACGTCTTCATCACCGCGCATGGCGTGCTCATGATCTTCTTCATGGTCATGCCCGCGCTGATGGGCGGCTTCGCCAACTGGTTCGTGCCGATCATGATCGGCGCGCCGGACATGGCCTTTCCGCGCCTCAACAATATCTCCTTCTGGTTCCTCGCGGTCTCGCTGATCCTTCTGGTGCTGTCGATGTTCGTCGAGGGCGCGCCGGGCATGATGGGCTTTGGCGGCGGCTGGGTCTTCTATCCGCCTCTGTCCTCGAACATCGGCCATCCCGGTCCGGCGATGGACTTCGTCATTCTGTCGCTGCATCTCGCGGGCGCGTCGTCGATCCTGGGCTCGATCAATTTCATCACCACGATCTTCAATATGCGCGCGCCCGGCATGACGCTGCACAAGATGCCGCTGTTCGCCTGGGCCATGCTGGTGACGGCCTTCCTGCTCGTTCTGACGCTTCCGGTTCTCGCCGGCGCCATCACCATGCTGCTGACGGACCGCAACTTCGGCACCATGTTCTATGATCCGGCCGGCGGCGGCGATCCGCTGCTGTTCCAGCATCTGTTCTGGTTCTTCGGCCATCCGGAAGTCTATGTGCTGATCCTGCCGGCCTTCGGCCTCATCAGCCATATCGTGTCGACCTTCTCCAAGAAGCCGGTCTTCGGCTATCTCGGCATGGCCTACGCCATGGTCGCCATCGGCTTCCTGGGCTGCATCGTGTGGGCGCACCACATGTATACGGTCGGCCTGTCGCTCAATGCGCAGCGCTACTTCGTCTTCGCCACCATGGTGATCGCGGTGCCGACCGGCATCAAGGTGTTCTCCTGGATCGCCACGATGTGGGGCGGTTCGATCACCTTCCGCGCGCCGATGGTCTGGGCGATCGGCTTCATCTTCGTCTTCGTCATGGGCGGCGTCACGGGCGTCGTGCTGGCGAATGCGAGCGCCGACCGTCAGCTGCACGAAACCTATTTCGTGGTGGCGCACTTCCACTACACGATGTCGCTCGGCGCGGTCTTCGCCGTCTTCGCGGGCTTCTACTACTGGTTCCCGAAGATGACGGGCTATCTCTACAATGAGACCCTGTCGAAGGCGCACTTCATCGTGTTCTTCATCGGCATCAACCTCACCTTCTTCCCGCAGCACTTCCTCGGCCTCGCCGGCATGCCGCGCCGCTACATCGACTATCCGGACGCTTTCGCGCTCTGGAACTACATCTCGTCGATCGGCGCGTTCATCGGCGTGCTGAGCATGCTGATCTTCTTCTACGCTGTGTATGAAGCCTTTGCGCGGAAGCGTGAGGCGGGCGCGAATCCGTGGGGCCCCGGCGCCACGACGCTGGAATGGACGCTGCCTTCGCCGCCGCCCTTCCACCAGTTCGAGGTGCTGCCGCGCATCTCCGGACCGGGCCACCAGTAA
- a CDS encoding ATP F0F1 synthase subunit B (Produces ATP from ADP in the presence of a proton gradient across the membrane. Subunit B is part of the membrane proton channel.): MHFDAEFYVAVGFTIFVLVLLWVGAHSKFAALIDARINRIKGELAEAERLRTEAESLLASFEKKREEAEAEARAIVAQAKEEAELIAAEGKRRLDEFMARSVKQVEQKIAQAEAQAAAEVRAAAADAAVKVAEGVLAKGAPGRDFVTAGINEVKSLAERARYVST, from the coding sequence ATGCATTTCGACGCGGAATTCTACGTCGCCGTCGGCTTCACGATCTTCGTGCTCGTGCTGCTTTGGGTGGGCGCCCATTCGAAGTTCGCGGCGCTGATCGACGCCCGCATCAACCGCATCAAGGGCGAGCTCGCCGAGGCGGAGCGCCTGCGTACGGAAGCCGAATCGCTGCTCGCGTCCTTCGAGAAGAAGCGCGAAGAGGCCGAGGCCGAAGCGCGCGCCATTGTCGCGCAGGCGAAGGAAGAGGCGGAGCTGATCGCCGCCGAGGGCAAACGCCGTCTCGACGAGTTCATGGCCCGCAGCGTCAAGCAGGTCGAGCAGAAGATCGCCCAGGCCGAGGCCCAGGCGGCCGCCGAAGTGCGCGCCGCCGCCGCCGACGCCGCCGTGAAAGTCGCCGAAGGCGTCCTGGCCAAGGGCGCGCCGGGCAGGGACTTCGTGACTGCCGGCATCAACGAGGTGAAGTCGCTCGCCGAGCGCGCGCGCTATGTGTCGACCTGA
- a CDS encoding SURF1 family protein: MRSGARALWGPAVATALVFALLLGLGVWQLRRLGEKEALIARVEARVHLAPKPVPPRSEWASLAPADYEFAHVAAEGSYLPGRDALVFMKPPEGFGLEPGYMVVTPFALASGGEILVERGFIPASRADDAAGRAPPAGDVTLTGLLHAPQRRNFFTPSDTPDRFTWFTRDPDAIAARLGLSDAAPFTLALERPSSAGPSGLPRLVPATPEFANNHLSYALTWFSLAVALVVIFMIFARARLARDG; the protein is encoded by the coding sequence ATGAGGAGCGGCGCGCGGGCGCTGTGGGGACCGGCGGTCGCGACCGCGCTCGTCTTCGCGCTGCTCCTCGGCCTCGGCGTCTGGCAATTGCGCCGCCTCGGGGAGAAAGAGGCGCTCATCGCCCGCGTCGAGGCGCGCGTCCATCTCGCGCCGAAGCCCGTCCCGCCGCGCAGCGAATGGGCGTCGCTTGCGCCCGCCGACTATGAATTCGCTCATGTGGCCGCCGAAGGCAGTTACCTTCCGGGGCGAGACGCGCTCGTCTTCATGAAGCCGCCGGAGGGCTTCGGCCTCGAGCCGGGCTATATGGTCGTGACGCCCTTCGCCCTCGCCTCGGGCGGCGAGATTCTCGTCGAGCGCGGTTTTATTCCGGCGTCACGGGCGGATGACGCCGCAGGGCGCGCGCCGCCGGCGGGCGACGTCACGCTCACCGGCCTTCTGCACGCCCCCCAGCGCCGCAACTTTTTTACGCCTTCGGATACGCCGGACCGCTTCACCTGGTTCACGCGCGATCCCGACGCCATCGCCGCCCGGCTGGGCCTCTCGGACGCCGCGCCCTTCACGCTGGCGCTCGAACGCCCCTCGAGTGCGGGGCCGAGCGGCTTGCCGCGCCTCGTTCCGGCGACCCCGGAATTCGCCAACAACCATTTGTCCTATGCGCTCACCTGGTTCTCGCTGGCCGTGGCGCTCGTCGTGATCTTTATGATTTTTGCCCGCGCCCGTCTGGCCCGCGACGGCTAG
- a CDS encoding F0F1 ATP synthase subunit C, producing the protein MATEMQLVGAGLAAIGTGAAAIGVGLIFGNFVNGALRNPTAAASQFTNAIIGAALAEGLGIFAFVIALLLYLKA; encoded by the coding sequence ATGGCTACTGAAATGCAGCTGGTTGGCGCGGGTCTCGCCGCGATTGGCACCGGCGCCGCGGCGATCGGCGTCGGCCTCATCTTCGGCAACTTCGTCAATGGCGCGCTGCGCAATCCGACGGCCGCCGCCTCGCAGTTCACCAACGCGATCATCGGCGCGGCGCTCGCCGAAGGCCTCGGCATCTTCGCCTTCGTCATCGCGCTGCTGCTGTATCTGAAGGCCTAA
- the coxB gene encoding cytochrome c oxidase subunit II — translation MSTGNRNFLSVGALAAAVALPVVLFAGFAYAQVEGQPTPGGIGLPATVTEVGRETQFFYNGILLPIITFIALSVLGLLLYVSWRYNEQASPVPSKLTHHTGLEIVWTLIPILILVFIAIPSFRILAHQVEIPESKLTIKVTGNQWYWSYKYPEDQGGGFGFDQLMKPDAELKEGEPRLLAVDNEAYVPVNEVVKLQITAADVIHSFVIPAFGVRMDAVPGRLNETWFKAEKEGVYYGQCSKICGKDHAFMPMAIRVVSREKYDEWLAESKKKFSAAESRTRLASSEQAR, via the coding sequence ATGTCCACGGGCAATCGAAACTTCCTTTCTGTCGGCGCGCTTGCGGCGGCCGTCGCGCTTCCGGTCGTCCTCTTCGCCGGCTTCGCCTACGCCCAGGTGGAGGGGCAGCCAACGCCGGGCGGCATCGGCCTGCCGGCGACCGTGACCGAGGTCGGCCGCGAGACGCAGTTCTTCTACAACGGCATCCTGCTGCCCATCATCACCTTCATCGCGCTGTCGGTTCTCGGCCTGCTGCTCTATGTCTCCTGGCGCTACAATGAGCAGGCCAGCCCCGTGCCCTCCAAGCTGACGCACCACACGGGCCTCGAGATCGTCTGGACCCTCATCCCCATCCTGATCCTGGTCTTCATCGCCATCCCGTCGTTCCGCATCCTCGCCCATCAGGTCGAGATTCCGGAATCCAAGCTGACCATCAAGGTGACGGGCAATCAGTGGTACTGGTCGTATAAATATCCGGAGGATCAGGGGGGCGGATTTGGCTTCGACCAGCTCATGAAGCCCGATGCCGAGCTGAAGGAGGGCGAGCCCCGCCTGCTCGCCGTCGACAATGAGGCCTATGTGCCGGTCAACGAGGTGGTGAAGCTGCAAATCACGGCCGCGGACGTCATTCACTCCTTCGTGATCCCCGCCTTCGGCGTACGCATGGACGCGGTGCCGGGCCGTTTGAACGAGACCTGGTTCAAGGCCGAGAAGGAAGGCGTCTATTATGGCCAGTGCTCGAAGATCTGCGGCAAAGACCACGCCTTCATGCCGATGGCCATCCGGGTCGTGAGCCGCGAGAAATACGACGAGTGGCTGGCCGAGTCGAAGAAGAAGTTCTCGGCCGCCGAGTCGCGCACGCGCCTCGCCTCGAGCGAGCAGGCTCGCTAA
- the thrC gene encoding threonine synthase has protein sequence MRYLSTRGEAAQLAFEDVLLAGLATDGGLYAPLAYPHVAPGEIAALAGVPYAEAAARLIAPFVSEAASEAGLPGQAEAAYASFRHRAIAPLTQIADNLFVLELFHGPTLAFKDLAMQLLGRMMNDLLEKRNLRATIVGATSGDTGAAAIEAFRGLPRVDVFILYPHGRVSEVQRRQMTTVADDNVHTIALQGTFDDAQNILKRLFRNKPFRERVALAGVNSINWARVVAQMVYYFTSGVALGAPHRRISYAVPTGNFGDVLAGYIAKRMGLPVDRLIVATNANDILARALATGRYEPRGVTPTQSPSMDIQVSSNFERLLFDATGRDHAAVRAAFASLEQSGAFEIPPAPLEAIRAEFEALSVGEAQTTAEIARTWREAGYVLDPHTATGVRAARTRLEKDPATPVVALSTAHPAKFPEAIERAIGHRPRLPEPLAARLEAPERFTVLENDEARVAAFIAERARAAQI, from the coding sequence TTGCGTTATCTTTCGACGCGCGGAGAAGCCGCGCAGCTTGCCTTCGAGGATGTTTTGCTCGCCGGCTTGGCGACGGACGGCGGTCTTTACGCGCCGCTCGCCTATCCGCATGTCGCGCCGGGCGAGATCGCGGCGCTTGCCGGCGTTCCCTACGCCGAGGCGGCGGCGCGGCTCATCGCGCCTTTCGTGAGCGAGGCGGCGTCGGAGGCGGGGCTGCCGGGCCAGGCCGAGGCGGCCTATGCGAGCTTCCGCCACCGCGCCATCGCGCCGCTGACGCAGATCGCCGACAACCTGTTCGTCCTGGAGCTTTTCCACGGGCCGACGCTCGCCTTCAAGGATCTGGCGATGCAGCTTCTCGGCCGCATGATGAACGACCTCCTGGAAAAGCGGAATCTGCGCGCCACCATCGTCGGCGCGACCTCCGGCGACACGGGCGCCGCCGCGATCGAGGCGTTTCGCGGCCTGCCGCGCGTCGACGTCTTCATCCTCTATCCGCATGGGCGCGTCTCGGAGGTTCAGCGGCGGCAGATGACGACCGTCGCCGACGACAACGTCCACACGATTGCGCTGCAAGGGACCTTCGACGACGCGCAGAACATTCTCAAGCGGCTGTTTCGAAACAAGCCGTTCCGCGAACGGGTCGCGCTCGCCGGCGTCAATTCGATCAATTGGGCGCGCGTCGTCGCACAGATGGTCTATTATTTCACCAGCGGCGTGGCGCTCGGCGCGCCGCATCGACGCATCTCCTACGCCGTGCCCACCGGCAATTTCGGCGACGTGCTCGCCGGCTATATCGCCAAGCGCATGGGCCTGCCGGTCGACCGGCTGATCGTCGCCACCAACGCCAACGACATTCTCGCCCGCGCGCTGGCGACAGGGCGATACGAACCGCGCGGCGTGACGCCGACGCAGTCGCCCTCGATGGACATTCAGGTTTCCTCCAATTTCGAGCGCCTCCTGTTCGACGCGACGGGCCGCGACCATGCGGCGGTGCGCGCGGCCTTCGCCTCGCTCGAGCAGTCGGGCGCCTTCGAGATCCCGCCAGCGCCGCTCGAGGCCATTCGAGCCGAATTCGAGGCGCTGTCGGTCGGGGAGGCGCAGACCACGGCGGAAATCGCTCGGACATGGCGCGAAGCCGGCTATGTGCTCGATCCGCATACGGCGACGGGCGTGCGCGCGGCGCGCACACGGCTCGAAAAGGACCCCGCGACGCCGGTCGTCGCGCTCTCGACGGCGCATCCCGCGAAATTCCCGGAGGCGATCGAGCGGGCCATCGGCCACCGGCCGCGATTGCCCGAGCCGCTTGCAGCGCGCCTCGAGGCGCCGGAGCGTTTCACCGTTCTCGAAAACGACGAGGCGCGCGTCGCCGCCTTCATCGCCGAGCGCGCCCGCGCGGCGCAAATTTGA
- a CDS encoding cytochrome c oxidase subunit 3, which yields MADGHAKPQHDYHLVDPSPWPIAGAFAALATAIGAIMWMAQHKGAPIYGQTWGGTLFFAGFAAILAVMYGWWSDVVREAQDKGDHTPVVQLHHRYGMILFILSEVMFFVAWFWAFFNSSIFPDDVWQVTRTELFQGVWPPKGVEVLSPWKLPLLNTVILLTSGATLTWAHHGLLHNDRDQLKKGLIATIALGLLFTAIQGYEYAHAPFAFSFDPAHPAATNYGSTFFMATGFHGFHVIVGTLFLIVCLARAFKGHFKPDQHLGFEFAAWYWHFVDVVWLFLFFCIYVWGNWGGAME from the coding sequence ATGGCCGACGGACACGCGAAACCTCAACACGATTATCACCTCGTCGATCCGAGTCCGTGGCCGATCGCCGGCGCCTTCGCCGCGCTCGCCACCGCCATCGGCGCCATCATGTGGATGGCGCAGCACAAGGGCGCGCCGATCTACGGCCAGACCTGGGGCGGAACGCTGTTTTTCGCGGGCTTTGCCGCGATCCTCGCGGTCATGTACGGCTGGTGGAGCGACGTCGTCCGCGAGGCGCAGGACAAGGGCGATCATACGCCCGTCGTCCAGCTGCATCATCGCTACGGCATGATTCTGTTCATCCTGTCCGAGGTGATGTTCTTCGTCGCCTGGTTCTGGGCCTTCTTCAACTCGAGCATTTTTCCCGACGACGTCTGGCAGGTGACCCGCACCGAACTGTTCCAGGGCGTTTGGCCGCCGAAGGGCGTCGAAGTGCTGAGCCCGTGGAAGTTGCCGCTGCTCAACACCGTTATCCTTCTAACCTCCGGCGCGACGCTGACCTGGGCGCATCACGGCCTGCTCCACAACGACCGCGACCAGCTCAAGAAAGGCCTGATCGCTACGATCGCGCTGGGCCTGCTGTTCACGGCCATCCAGGGCTATGAATATGCCCATGCGCCTTTCGCCTTCTCCTTCGATCCGGCGCATCCGGCGGCGACGAATTACGGCTCGACCTTCTTCATGGCCACGGGTTTCCACGGTTTCCATGTGATCGTCGGGACGCTGTTCCTGATCGTGTGCCTCGCCCGCGCCTTCAAGGGCCACTTCAAGCCGGATCAGCATCTCGGCTTCGAGTTCGCCGCCTGGTACTGGCACTTCGTCGACGTGGTCTGGCTGTTCCTGTTCTTCTGCATATATGTTTGGGGGAACTGGGGCGGCGCGATGGAGTAA
- a CDS encoding invasion associated locus B family protein produces MSLLRAATSPGPLRHLVAGILGAALAAVSGAALAQGVVKSKYGDWEIRCETPAGAAAEQCALVQSVVAEDKNNVNLVVIVLKTSDGKSRLLRVVAPLGVLLPNGLGLKIDQTDIGRAGFVKCLPTGCVAEVMMDDKLVDQLKNGKMATFIIHQVPEEGIGLPLTLQGFKEGFAKLP; encoded by the coding sequence ATGAGTCTTCTGCGCGCCGCGACGTCCCCTGGCCCCTTGCGACATCTCGTCGCGGGCATCTTAGGAGCCGCGCTCGCGGCCGTCAGCGGCGCCGCTTTGGCCCAGGGCGTGGTCAAATCCAAATATGGCGACTGGGAGATTCGCTGCGAGACGCCCGCCGGCGCGGCCGCCGAACAATGCGCGCTGGTTCAAAGCGTCGTCGCCGAAGACAAGAACAACGTCAATCTGGTGGTGATCGTGCTCAAGACCAGCGACGGCAAGAGCCGCCTGCTGCGCGTGGTCGCGCCGCTCGGCGTATTGTTGCCGAACGGCCTTGGTCTGAAAATCGACCAAACGGACATTGGGCGCGCCGGTTTTGTCAAATGTCTGCCAACCGGCTGCGTCGCCGAAGTGATGATGGACGACAAGCTCGTCGACCAGCTGAAAAACGGCAAGATGGCGACCTTCATCATTCATCAGGTGCCGGAAGAAGGCATTGGCCTGCCCTTGACGCTGCAGGGCTTCAAGGAAGGTTTCGCGAAGCTGCCATGA
- a CDS encoding cytochrome c oxidase assembly protein yields MTGPAPEKTRRSPRAVAAALVIGSLGMLGLSFASVPLYRAFCAATGFGGTPQVGKTVAATQGERHLTVRFDANVSRDLPWRFEPEVAKVSLRTGETTTVYYKVANLSDKETSGQAAYNVSPDQAGAFFVKVQCFCFDEQRLGPHQTAEWPVVFYLDPALESDETMRRVQEITLSYSFYPTKSPAKTSDAAGQKPKS; encoded by the coding sequence ATGACCGGGCCGGCCCCAGAAAAGACGCGTCGCTCTCCGCGCGCCGTCGCCGCGGCGCTGGTGATTGGCTCTCTGGGCATGCTCGGGCTTTCCTTCGCCTCCGTGCCGCTCTACCGCGCCTTTTGCGCCGCGACCGGTTTCGGCGGCACGCCACAAGTGGGAAAAACCGTCGCCGCCACACAGGGCGAACGCCATTTGACAGTCCGCTTCGACGCCAATGTCTCGCGCGATCTGCCCTGGCGCTTCGAGCCGGAGGTCGCGAAAGTTTCCCTGCGCACGGGCGAGACGACGACGGTCTATTACAAGGTCGCCAATCTCTCCGACAAGGAGACGAGCGGCCAGGCCGCCTACAACGTCAGCCCCGATCAGGCGGGCGCCTTTTTCGTGAAGGTGCAGTGTTTCTGCTTCGACGAGCAGCGTCTGGGCCCGCATCAGACGGCCGAATGGCCGGTCGTTTTCTATCTCGATCCCGCGCTCGAATCGGACGAAACGATGCGCCGGGTGCAGGAAATCACCCTGTCCTATTCCTTCTATCCGACCAAATCGCCGGCGAAGACCAGCGACGCGGCCGGGCAGAAGCCAAAGTCCTGA